The sequence below is a genomic window from Danio aesculapii unplaced genomic scaffold, fDanAes4.1, whole genome shotgun sequence.
AGATGCATATCagctgtttgtgtatgtgtgtgtggatgaattATTGTGTTTTGGTTTTGCTTTATTGTATTGATGGTTGCATGACTGCACTGCCATATCTGCCATTTGTGTATATGTTTGCAAATATTATTGAGGACCCTATTGAAAAGGGGCTGATCctctaataataatacatttgtctaaattaattaaatttttgcaCTGTGAGGTTTGCTgttgcattatttacattaaagtgggttttttatatatacagttaacgtcagaattattcaccccccctGTGAAGTTTTGTTtccttcttcaaatatttcccaaatgatttttgacagattcaggaatttttcacagtatttcctataatattttgtcttctggagaaagtcttatttttttttatttgggctagaataaaagcagtttttatttgttttaaacccattttaaggtcaatatttttaccccttaagcaatattagtttttaaTTGTCTCCAGagtaaaccactgttatacaatgacttgcctaattaccctaactttaccctaattaacctagttaagcctttaagctgtatagaagtgtcttgaagaatatctagtctaatattatttactgtcatcataaaggGTGTCACGATTTCTATTTTTAATCGAAATCGATCGAAATTCATGCTTAATCTCGATTATCGAATCAAAAAATGGAATTGTCGATGCTGCCCCGCCCCTATGTCACGTCAGCAGCAGCTTGACTTGCCAAGCGGAAAAAAACTCACGCATGCGCGTCAACCTAACAGCTACAACAGCCACGAGACAGCATGGCAACTGCAGACGCAGGAGACCCATCGAAAGAAATTGAACCCCCTCCTCTTTCACTGAAGTCGCCGGTgtggaagtattttggatttccaGTGAGTTATGTTGACCGTTCGTATTGTtgacagaaaaaacacagtttgcaagctctgcaatgtgcatataccacattattcctccggcagcacgactaacatggccgggcatctccgcaggcactacaaaaacatagatgtatctgttaaaccgacaagtgtaacacaaactactctcccgtcttcatttggaataaaacttcCAAGCAACTCAACACGTGCAAAGGCAATTACAAGCGCGATAGGAGTTTTATTGCCGCGGACATGCGACCTTATTCAGAGATAGAAAACtccggttttcagcatttaattaaCGTGCTAGAACCGCGCtagaaatgttaataaacattttatatttgacaatgtagtgtgtggtacattgtgaacaaaggtcagatgttattatattgcatatacgtcttaaaatggcatagcttgtgctttaaaaattttttttgttaaaaatcgagaatcgaattgaatcgtgactttagaatcgaaaatgtaatcgaatcgaggatttggagaatcgtgacacccctaatcatgataaagagaaaataaatcagttattagagatgagttattaaaactattatgattagagatgtgttgaagaaatctgctctcccttaaatagaaattggggaaaatgtatatactggagggctaataattctgacttcaactatatctgACTCAAGTCTGAATTTCCTCTCAGATATCGAGAAGGAGAAGCAGGCTTCAGCTGGCGATGGGACGTCCGGTGGAAGCGGTGCTTCAGGGGGCGTCTCCGCCTCCCTCACGCCCGCCATCTGGGAAAAAACCATCCCGTACGACGGCGAGACCTTCCACCTGGAGTACATGGACCTGGACGAGTTCCTGCTGGAGAACGGCATCCCCGTGTCGCTGGAGGAGGAGCTGAACCGCGGTCTGGAGGCCGAGCGGCGGGACGGGGATACACAGGGGTCCTCCGAGACCTCAGAGCAGCCCGCGGCCGTCCCGGAGATGCCTGAGCAGCAGCAAGACGAGGACCCAATGTCTGACGGTCAAACAGCAGACCAGGAGCTGAGCGAGGAGATCGCTGCAGGTTAGATGAAAACTGTGCTTTTTATTACTGATTTTAGCAGATTTAAAGAAGAAACCCATCAAACCGTTACCTGTGGAATAAAAAACAACACGTGGCAAGTGTTTAAAAGGAGCCCAGAGCTGGCAACATTGCCTATTAGTGTCTTAACCCTTAAATAGGCATTGTAATCAGTGAGTTGACCTTTTGTGCATGCTGCAGAGGTTAtcattaaaacagaaaacaatctAAATTTGCTCAGAGTGATGTCAGGAACACATTTTAACTAAAGAAATGggtataaaacaaaaagaaaagccaATTTTGAGTGCACTGTGCATTTAACGGTTACTTTAGTAGAGTAGcttgtacatttttgacaagCTTTACTAAGTAGATTCTGAGAGTATCATCTGAAGACATGTTTATTTTGATAACAGAGTATTGTGATGATTGATGATGTGGTGGTTTATATTGTGTAGACAGACGTGATCATGGCAGAAGATCTGTGACGGTTATATATTAGTGGAAAGAATACTATTTCTGTCCGATAACTCCAGCTAATGACTGAGCCAAACATTGGGGTGGGGTTGTCATTATTAAACTGGGTAAAGCTGAGCTCACATTAGGAGGTTTTTAACACGCTccgtggttggttggtttgtgtgTGTCCACTTTAAATTAGCTTCATATGTCAGAATCTGACACCTCAAAATGTAGAAAAGGGTCTCATAATTCTGAGAAACGAAATGTCTGactctgaatgaataaatggaggaatgaatgaataaataaatcaatgaagcaatgagttaattaataaataaacaatggaataaatagatgaatgaataaaggaatgaatgaatgaaaggagggataaataaataaaggaatgaatgaatgaataaataaactaataaaggaATGggtgaataaaggaatgaatgagtgaataaggaatgaatgaataaaagaatgaatgaagaaatgaataaaggaatgaatgaagtaatgactgaatgattaaaaaataatttaatgaataatggaATTAattgaataaaggaatgaatgagtgaataaaggaatgaatgaataaaggaataaatgagtgaataataggaatgaatgaacgaataaaggaataaatgagtgaataataggaatgaatgaatgaataaaggaataaatgagtgaataataggaatgaatgaatgaataaaggagtaaatgagtgaataataggaatgaatgaatgaataaaggaataaatgagtgaataataggaatgaatgaatgaatgaataaaggaatgaatgagtgaataaaggaatgaatgagtgaataaaggaatgaatgagtgaataaagtaatgaattaattaataaaggaatgaatgaatgaatgatttaaaaaataatttgatgaataaaggaattaatgaatgagcgaataaagtaatgaattattaaataaaggaatgaatgaataaataaaggaatggatgaatgaatgaatgaatacataaagtaataatgaataaagtaatgaatgaagaaatgaatacaggaataaatgaatgaatgaagaaattaatgaagaaacaaaggaaaaagggaatgaatgaataactaaaggaatgaaggaatgatttaaaaaataatttaatgaatcaaggaattaatgaatgaataaagaaatgaatgagtgaatatagaaatgaataaaggaatgattaaaaaataatttaatgaataaaagaagtaatgaatgaataaacgatttattgaatgaaggaataaattatttaatgaataaagaAATCAATGAGCGAATAAAgtcatgaatgagtgaataaatcaaggaatgaataaatgaatgagtgaataaatgaataaataaataaaggaatgaatgaatgagtgaataaataggggaatgaatgaatgaatgaataagggaatgagtgaacaaataaaggaattaatgaagaaaggaaagaatgaaggaataaattatTTGAACtagaggtgggcgatatgacctaaaattaatatcacgttatttttcatcttttgaacggtgacggtataatatcacggtattactttcaatagcaaaataatatacatctcaaggaagaacggacaaaagaaagtctcacttctatcactctttaaaagttttggtttgggtcattgtaaatgctcagtctcgttatgagctgatcttcatttctctgtgttggtggaataaagcaggcgagtcagccgcaccaatttatgagcagacagagcaggattctcatgatgaccaccggcgcaatactgctctttgttatgagccgtagtttcagtgtaaacttagtaaaggtgagtttctttggcgatgatgtctacagtattagactttatatttagcggacatttgcgctgaacacgcggtgaatgcaacgcatcgagattcgggcaccttctccgaaaaccctcgattgatctcagctggcggatcaacatttacctcatgtcatgatcgctgtcatctgcgccattattattattataactttaggtgaggtttgcaaacctgtgcacttttcactcttcagccgtttgcatttcctgcagtaacaaaagctccctgttatctgacagcgggaagcgttgagtgactgacagctaataatcAATActtcagcagggtagagcgattcagcaagtttttagagaaaatcaaatcagattgcactacaaccattatattcaaacacacaaatgctcccaaatatattatgagggcgcatagattacatttcgggagctcatgcgaccaaaatggttgcaatttcgagccctgtagtataatggcccgtttccactgagtggtacggtacggtatggtttggtttggtacgcttttgtggccgtttccactgtcaaaaagcgtaccgaaccgaaccgtactgtaccactttttcggcaccctttcgaaagggtaccaaacacgagaaagggtaccaaaaggcggagccacacgcgcagctgaacgctattggtttacagagatacgtcattcgcttacgcaacaagccagaatgaaaacaaaaaacccgccatgtttgaaatacacagccgagagatcacagcggaattataaatacatataataatgagccctggtcgatctgggctcaaacaaaccttgtcgtcgtctggaagaacaaccacaaagccaagaagaagagcagatttaccctgagccccgtagttttttatgagtcagtctgaggcgcgagcggtttcgctttcttgctagctctcgtgcgcgtctaacattatatctgaaatgacaaacttcttgagctgatgataataacctgcgcttgattattgacgtgcttttgaaaccagatcctgtcagacactgacaaacgcgagagtgaagcgtgaagaaacaaaggagaagccggaaaaaaggagcacattatttttttcagcaaacatgaacaaaatgccatgattaactaacttattatcttcacattttggactaatatgaactcagaatgacggaattactgtctaacagaggctacatgtgctgctgaagattacagacacagatgagaggttttcactgactgtaggctaatttttgtgttgattttgaATCTAAAAATGggcaaaatgtctgctgtgtgtgttcttctgtagttggtaacatatcggagactgtaagggtctgtatgtgtttatatatgttcatttatttagttatttaatataattacagacgttacagtaggctgtttcgcactgtcattgatctgcagttataatcaactcatgttcattgaaaagttagtaataaacatttctacacaagtatttatgtgtaaagcatctgttttatgagaagtgcttctcatatgatatgtgagcgacccgtacagctttattgtagacatttattcgagcgagaatgacctcgactgaaactttctgtcatacaccacgcccaccaaaagggtacccttgttaatggaaacgcaagcctgataaaggtgacccgtaccgaaccgtactgtactgtaccagtcagtggaaacgagccataaggacatgtattcagaccacaactaaacgtttgaagaaaattgaatgccttattatttagaatgagctattattgatgtaaatgcagccgttcaaggcgcaaaattgatttattatggtattgacggtattagaaaatccatgttgtggcgcaatgtcacaccggtgatgactatgacaccggtgtaccgcccacccctaatttgAACCCATGGCCCCTAACGCCTTGAataaaggaaggaatgaatgaaggaaggaaggaatgaatgaataaatgatttaatgaatgaatgaataaatgaatgaatgaaggaataaaggAATTAATTTAGAAAGAAATCATCTTTCCCTCAACCGTATCTACTAAATATTTATGAAAGCTCTGATGTGAGTTGTGAGCTGATTGTGGAGATGATTAAACATCAGAGCTGATTGTTAATTCCTCTGCTGGTGTTTGCTGTATTTGAGCGTCTCACACTGATCAGATCCTGACAGAACATCTCTCTGTGTTCTAATCCTCCAGAACCCTCCTCTGTACCCGAGCGCGTTACACCATCTCCAGTCTCCCCGGAGGACATCGAGGTGAACGTGTCCTTCCAGCCGGACCCCACAGATCTGGTGCTGTCCAGCGTTCCCGGAGGAGAGCTCTTCAACCC
It includes:
- the tefb gene encoding TEF transcription factor, PAR bZIP family member b: TGGLIILTSTISDSSLNFLSDIEKEKQASAGDGTSGGSGASGGVSASLTPAIWEKTIPYDGETFHLEYMDLDEFLLENGIPVSLEEELNRGLEAERRDGDTQGSSETSEQPAAVPEMPEQQQDEDPMSDGQTADQELSEEIAAEPSSVPERVTPSPVSPEDIEVNVSFQPDPTDLVLSSVPGGELFNPRKHRFSEDELKPQPMIKKAKKVFVPEDAKDDKYWSRRKKNNVAAKRSRDARRLKENQIAVRASFLERENAALRQQVAELRKDCGRCQKIMSLYEAKYGSL